Proteins from a single region of Chloroherpeton thalassium ATCC 35110:
- a CDS encoding RCC1 domain-containing protein codes for MSHHPGYPFYSIKNQFIMKQKLFFVLFALLFWGVGAQRLVGQTLGTNFAGSNAITADKNGKVYTWGNGSSGQLGNNSTTNSTVPVDISSYGDLSGKTIVAVAGGSSYSIALDDAGKVYTWGYNYSGQLGNNSTTTSLVPVDISSYGDLSGKTIVAVSAGAQHCIALDDAGEGLYLGV; via the coding sequence ATGTCTCATCACCCGGGATATCCTTTTTATTCAATCAAAAATCAATTCATCATGAAACAGAAGTTATTTTTTGTACTGTTTGCGCTGCTTTTTTGGGGAGTGGGCGCGCAACGCCTCGTGGGGCAAACGCTTGGCACCAACTTTGCCGGTTCCAACGCAATAACCGCCGATAAAAACGGAAAGGTCTATACTTGGGGGAATGGCAGCTCAGGCCAACTGGGCAACAACTCTACGACCAATAGCACGGTGCCGGTAGATATCTCGAGTTATGGCGATCTTTCAGGCAAAACCATTGTGGCCGTCGCAGGGGGAAGCAGCTATAGCATCGCTTTGGACGATGCAGGAAAGGTCTATACTTGGGGGTATAACTACAGCGGCCAACTGGGCAACAACTCTACGACCACTAGCTTGGTGCCGGTAGATATCTCGAGTTATGGCGATCTTTCAGGTAAAACCATCGTGGCCGTCTCTGCGGGAGCTCAGCACTGCATCGCTCTGGACGACGCTGGGGAAGGTCTATACTTGGGGGTATAA
- a CDS encoding RCC1 domain-containing protein, whose translation MAIFQVKPSWPSLRELSTASLWTTLGKVYTWGYNDNGQLGNNSTTNSTVPVDVSSYGAISGKNIVAIAGGGSYSIALDDAGKVYTWGSSEYGELGNGTSGTEMNYETGDDETAHSTVPVDISSKGAISGKTIVTIAAGYYNGMAIDNAGKVYTWGSNGSGQLGNGESGYDEYGDALISNIPVDVSSYGAISGKTIVAGAMSNGHTLALDDAGKIYTWGSNNSGQLGNNSTTASSVPVDISSYGAISGKTIVAVAPLGQSSSMAMDSEGTVYTWGAGHIGQLGNNSTTNSTVPILASGLSLDAGAAAPADPSSLTATANGETQIDLAWTGDSPKFRVLMKSDTSSTSATDGTIIYEGTDKSYSKTGLTADQAYFFAVYGMNEAGDAFSDNAQKAVASTKIDADGDAEGGWLAGETGEFDAQSDAGIKIEFTTGNSGDVVLNIVKNESDPGEGAGIDPAGVEQLKPRYWTVTATGTADGTYTITLDFTGVITSCDGLTFLKRSDASDTWKDVTTLGGSVNTAACPVVVISGLTGFSEFTVGGPADEALPVELSSFSGASTNAGIVLNWKTASEKDNAGFVISRNGSEVASYQNAAALKGAGTTSSETSYNFVDSDVTLGETYTYKLVSVDFSGERHEYSQTVSVAITEVVESETETKATEYALEQNYPNPFNPSTMIRFSLKQAGTATLKVFDMLGREMFSKQITGSAGWNSYQFNASGLNSGVYFYQIKASGYSETKKMMLLK comes from the coding sequence ATGGCGATCTTTCAGGTAAAACCATCGTGGCCGTCTCTGCGGGAGCTCAGCACTGCATCGCTCTGGACGACGCTGGGGAAGGTCTATACTTGGGGGTATAACGACAACGGCCAACTGGGCAACAACTCTACGACCAATAGCACGGTGCCGGTAGATGTGTCCAGTTATGGGGCCATTTCAGGCAAAAACATCGTGGCCATCGCAGGGGGAGGCAGCTATAGCATCGCTTTGGACGATGCGGGAAAGGTCTATACTTGGGGGAGTAGCGAGTATGGCGAACTGGGCAACGGAACATCGGGAACAGAAATGAACTACGAGACTGGGGACGATGAAACGGCGCATAGCACGGTGCCGGTAGATATCTCAAGTAAAGGGGCCATTTCAGGCAAAACCATTGTGACCATTGCTGCGGGGTACTATAACGGCATGGCAATAGACAATGCGGGAAAGGTCTATACTTGGGGGTCTAACGGCAGTGGCCAACTGGGCAACGGAGAATCGGGATACGATGAGTATGGGGACGCACTAATTAGCAATATTCCTGTAGATGTGTCCAGTTATGGGGCCATTTCAGGCAAAACCATCGTGGCCGGCGCTATGTCAAACGGCCACACCCTTGCTTTGGACGACGCGGGAAAGATCTATACTTGGGGGTCTAACAACTCTGGCCAACTGGGCAACAACTCTACGACCGCTAGCTCGGTGCCGGTAGATATCTCGAGTTATGGGGCCATTTCAGGCAAAACCATCGTGGCCGTTGCTCCCCTCGGACAGAGCAGCAGTATGGCGATGGACAGTGAAGGAACAGTCTATACTTGGGGGGCTGGCCACATTGGCCAACTGGGCAACAACTCTACGACCAATAGCACGGTGCCAATATTGGCATCCGGTTTATCGCTTGATGCGGGAGCAGCAGCGCCAGCCGATCCGAGCTCATTAACGGCGACGGCTAACGGGGAAACCCAAATCGACCTTGCCTGGACAGGCGATAGCCCGAAGTTCCGCGTTCTGATGAAATCCGACACCAGCTCAACCAGCGCCACCGACGGGACAATCATTTATGAAGGCACGGACAAATCGTATTCCAAAACCGGCTTAACCGCCGACCAAGCGTATTTCTTTGCCGTCTATGGCATGAATGAAGCTGGCGACGCCTTTTCCGATAATGCGCAGAAAGCCGTTGCTTCAACAAAAATCGATGCTGACGGCGATGCCGAAGGCGGGTGGCTGGCCGGTGAAACGGGCGAATTTGACGCACAGAGCGACGCCGGGATCAAAATAGAATTCACCACCGGCAACAGCGGCGATGTCGTGCTAAACATCGTCAAAAACGAATCCGACCCGGGCGAAGGCGCAGGCATTGACCCAGCCGGCGTCGAGCAACTCAAACCGCGCTACTGGACGGTGACCGCTACCGGCACCGCCGACGGCACTTACACGATCACACTGGACTTTACAGGCGTTATCACAAGTTGCGACGGCCTGACCTTCTTGAAGCGTAGCGATGCAAGCGATACATGGAAAGACGTCACGACGCTCGGCGGTTCGGTCAATACGGCTGCTTGTCCGGTCGTCGTCATCAGCGGGCTAACCGGATTTTCCGAATTCACGGTCGGCGGCCCTGCCGACGAGGCGCTGCCGGTTGAACTCTCAAGCTTCAGCGGCGCATCCACCAACGCGGGCATTGTATTGAACTGGAAAACCGCTTCTGAAAAAGACAACGCTGGTTTTGTCATTTCACGCAACGGCTCAGAAGTCGCTTCTTATCAAAACGCCGCCGCACTGAAAGGCGCCGGAACAACAAGCAGCGAAACGAGCTACAACTTCGTTGATTCAGACGTGACTCTCGGCGAAACATACACTTACAAACTCGTCAGTGTTGATTTCAGCGGCGAGCGTCATGAATATTCACAAACCGTAAGCGTAGCCATCACCGAAGTAGTGGAAAGCGAAACGGAGACGAAGGCGACGGAATACGCGCTGGAGCAGAACTATCCGAATCCGTTCAACCCAAGCACAATGATTCGCTTCAGCTTGAAGCAGGCGGGAACCGCAACGCTGAAAGTCTTTGACATGCTTGGGCGAGAGATGTTCAGCAAGCAGATCACGGGCAGTGCCGGTTGGAATTCCTATCAGTTCAATGCCAGTGGCCTGAACAGCGGGGTATATTTCTACCAAATCAAGGCCAGTGGATATTCGGAGACGAAGAAAATGATGCTCTTGAAGTAA